The following is a genomic window from Desulfofarcimen acetoxidans DSM 771.
GTTGCGATGCCCACACTGGTATTTATATAATCGAAAAATCCTGTCTCATCAATCCCGCGGGCGATTTCCACCGTATCCGCCAGCGTAAGCCCCCCGTCAACAAATTCGTCTCCGGACAAGCGCAAACCCATGATAAAATCTTTCCCCACCACTTTACGCACAGCCTCCGCAGTTTCACAAAGCAAGCGCATTCTGTTTTCCAGGCTGCCGCCATATTCGTCCCTGCGATGGTTGGTCAGGGGAGACAAAAACTGTCGCAAGATTGACGAGTGAGATCCCTGAAACTCTAAGCCGTCAAACCCACCGGCTTTAACAAACCCGGCTGATTTTGCATAACCCTCGACTAAACTATTAATGTCATATTTATCCATTTCCTTCGGCACTTCTCTGAAAAGAGGATCGGGCAGCGGTGAAGGTGCCCAAACCGGCAGCTTAGTATGCATACTGCAGCCCTGGTTCCCGTTATGGTTAAGCTGGGCAAATATTTTTGTTCCGTAACGGTGAACCAGGCCGGTAACAAAACGATATCTCGGAATCGCCTTTTCTTCAAAAGCATCAATCAGTTTTTCGTAAGCACGATCCGTCGGGTGAACAGACAGTTCCTCCGTGATTATTAATCCGGCCCCGCCTTTAGCCCTCTCAGCGTAATAATACGCCTGCTTTTCACCCGGAAGATTGTTCTCTGTCAAATTCGTCAGATGCGCGGTGAACACTACCCTGTTGGGCATCACTACATTGCCGATTTTTATTGGGGAAAATAAAAGCTGATATTGTTTTGACATATATACGGCTCCTCAGATCGTTAAGCCAATATTTCGGCCTTCTCTTATCGCGGCACCCAAATTGCGCGGAGCCACACAGTCTCCAGCGACCCATACCTGTATCCCCGTTTTCAGCAAACGAAGATAAAGACTCTGGTCGGGATAAGCAGGGATAACCGGCACTATCGTATCAATTTGATTAAACATACGTTTTTCCCGGCTAAACCTGTCAACAGCTTCCAAACAGCTGCCGCTCACCCTGATTACCTCAGTTTGCGGTATAAATTCAATATTCTTTTGAAATGCCTGTTGGTACCAATATAAGAACTCCCCATTTTTAGCCAATTCAGGAGAAACAAACATTTCAGGTGTTATAATGCTGATCTTCTCGACTTCTCCCGCCAGAGACAAAGCCACTCCCGGAGCCTGCCATGCTCCTTCCAAATCTATAATCATAACCCTGGAACCGACTTTCCGGTTGCCTGCCAGCAGTTCTTCCGGTCTTATAAACGTTATGCCTGCACCTACTGCAAAGGGAACCGGAGAAGGCCTGCTCCCTGTGGCTACAACCACAGCGTCAGGAGACTCGGCTGCAATTACACTGTCATCTGCATTGCTGCCCAGATGGATTTCAATTCCTATCTCCCGCACACACCGGTATAAATAATCTATAATACTTTGAAACTTTCCGCAGCCCGGAATTCTTGCAGCCAACTTCAACCGTCCACCCGGTTCAGAATCACGTTCATACAATACTACCCTGTGCCCGCGTCTTGCAGCAGTTATTGCCGCTTCCAGACCGGCAGGCCCGGCACCGGCTACCAAAACTTTTTTAAATCCGGCCGGACTTACAGTGTAAGTTTCTTTTAATTCCTCACCGGCAAACGGGTTAACCGCGCACGACAAAACAGGATTCATAACCGAGTTAACATAACAATCCTGATTGCATAGAATACATGGCCTTATATTAGTTTCATCTTCTTTGGCTCTAGCCGGCAAGTCAGGGTCTGCTATGAGCGCCCTGGTCATCTCTGCTAACTGGACGCCTTCATTTAATAACTTCTCCGCAAGTTTAACACTTACTATACTGCCTGTGGCACAGACCGGTATATCAACAGCCTCAGCAATAAGACAAGCCGGTTGTGCCGCGTAATCTTCAGGATGGCGCATTGAAGCAGACGTCATGTGCAGGCTGTAAATACTGCCTGTTTCTACAGTAAACCAATCAACTAAGCCGCCTTTACATAAATGCCGTGCAATGTCCCGGCAATCTTCAGGATTCAACCCTCCCCAGGGTGCATACTCATCACCGCACAAGCGCAGACCGATTAAAAAATCAGAACCGGTTGCCCGGCGAACCTCCTGCAGTACTTCCCGGCAAAAACGCACTCTGTTTTCCAGTGATCCGCCGTAATCATCGGAACGATAATTTGTTAACGGGGATAAAAACTGGCGCAATAAAGAAAATTGCCCGGCATTTATTTCTATGCCGTCCAAACCGGAGTTTTTCAGTCTCCAAGCCGCATTAACAAACCCCTCAATTACTTCCTTTATATCTTCCCTTTCCATAATCTTAGGCACTTCTCCGGAACTTATTTCAGGCACTGCCGAAGGAGCCCATGTTTCTCTGCGGGATAAGCTGCTGTCCGCCTGACCGCCGGAATGATTCAATTGTGCCACTGCAAGACAACCGTGTTTGTGTACTGCTTCGGCTATTTGCCCGTAGCCATCTGTCACAGCTTTTCGATAAGCAAATATAGCTCTTTCGTAAGGGTAATCCGAAGGATGAATACAGCCTCCTTCTATTATTGTTAATCCAACCCCGCCTTTAGCTCTCCGCTCATAATAATTAACATGTTGTTTAGAGGGTAAGTTTTGAACAGCAAAATTTGTTCTGTGCGGGCCAAATATAATTCGATTGTTTAATATATGCTTGCCTATTTTCAATGGAGAAAATAATTTTGCACAAACTGTCACGCAGCCTTTCCTCCTAAACACATAAACTAATACACGCCGCAAATCCCGTCTATTGATAATTCTTCTATTTGTATTTCTTCAATAATCTCAATATCTTGTTTGCCCTCTTTTTCATCGACGTTTTTAACTGCTTCATTATTATTCTTTTTCATATGGAAATACCCCCTTACATTATTTTCTGTATGGAATGAAGGACAAAATAAAAAACACTCTGGTAAGAGTGTTTTGGAAATAGCTAATCAGAATAAGGAACCAACCATAAGTCGGTTTATATTAATATTACCTTAATCGCTATGACCCTACCGTCCTACCATTCTACATAAAACCATACCTGAATTATATTATAACCGGGCCAATCATTACAACTAAAAAATATAAATATGTGATTAGTTGTTTTTAGTAACTAATTTCATCTTTTATTTTGTAGGACAGTATCTTTAATAATCACAATAACAGAATTTCATGAGATTGAACGAAAGAAAATTAATTGCTTATTCTTCCTCTGTGGTAAAGGACCACTCAATCTCATCATTAGTGTCACTGGAATCTTCAGCTTGGATTACACCGCTATCGATAGTTACAGTATATTCCTCATTATAATCCAGTTCATCATCCAGTTTTATGGTCAGCGTATCATCATCTATCTCTACTGTATTTACATCGATATTGTTACTGATAGTAATAGCATCATATACATTGCTCAAACTGGTTTTTGCTTCAATATCTCTGTTAAATTTCACTTCTAACTCATCAGTATACCGGCTCACATTATCAGCATCATCAGATGGGCTTAAGCTTTCTACCTCCAACTCATTTTGATTATTAACATAAAGATAAGCAACTTCGCCGCTGCTATTTACGAAAATTACTGCGCTATCGCCTTCTGAAATATCATCCCAGTCAGCGCTTTTTTGGTCAAGGTAAATTTTTGTATCATCATTTATCTGATACGTGTTATCATTAATTGTAATGCTGTCACTGTCCATATTGGAAATTGTCCCTTTTTCCACATCATAGCCGGAAGAGCAGTTATAATCTCCCGCCAACCCCGGCAACTCATTTTGATGATTAGAAAATTTCCCGTTAAACTGCTGCTGTGTATTGTATTCTATTAGATTTTGCAGCCTTTCAGTTAACTTATCCTTTAACTCATCCGCTTGCTCATCAGTAATGGTGCCCGCACTAACCGCATTATTAATCGCAGTTGTTTGGGACTCTACAAGTTCTTCCAGCAGTTCATCTTCATCTACACCATTGTCCTCGGCAATTTCTACCAAGGTTTTTCCTCCCTGAAGAGTTTCAATTATACTCTTTTCCTCAACACCCAAAATATCAGCTATTTGCGATAAAATATTTCCTGCTTCAGAATCAAATATTTGACATTTGCGCCCAAGAGCTTCGCCACTCGACTGTTGCTGCATATTGTTCTGCTGCATATCGTTTTGCCGCATTTTGTTTTGCCGCATTTTGTTTTGCCGCATATTGTTTTGCTGCATATTGTTTTGCTGCATGTTCTTCTGCTGCATATCTAAAAAATGCATCATAAACTGAGGCTGCGTCATCTGCGACTGGTTCTGGTTAAGCACTTTTGCTTGAAGACCTGTGGTTTGCAGATAGTTTCCCCGACCGGTATCCGCATTTGCGTTTGAAATATTCATTCCTATTCCAACCGCTAATAAACCTATAGTCATAGTGCTAATAAATAATTTCTTTTTCCACATAGGCTGTTTGCCCCCTTTTTTAATAAATAATTTTTCCAGCCAAGTACAGCTATAACGCTAAAACAAACTCTGGTGCCCCCTTCTTTTATTAAGTTAAGTCCGTATATAAATTATTACAGTTTATTGTGAAGCGGCTGTGAACAGGAAGTGAAATACCAAAGAAGAATGACAATTCCAGAAAATCATTATAAAGAAAAAGATAACGGGAGGTACATATGATACCCCCCGAAATATTATTTGACCTTTTGGAGAATCTTGATAACTTCCTCGGTTTTAAGAACCTTGCCGCAAGAAACTACTTTTCCGTCTACAACGAGGGCGGGTGTTGTCAGTACCCCATAGGCCGCGATCTGTGAAAAATCGGTTACATGGTCGATAACAGTATCCATCCCCAATTGCTCCAGCGCAGCTTTTGTCGCCGCTTCAAGCTGATTGCATTTCGCACAGCCGCTTCCCAGTACCTTAACGATTGCGCCTTGAGTCTTTGCGTTTTCAGCCTTTGCCATGCTTTCAGCGTCACAACTGCCGCCACAGCAACAGCTTGAGGCTTCTTTCTTTTTCTTACCAAAGTTAAACAATGACATAATTAGATTCCTCCCTATACTATCAATGCTATAAGAACATTGAATAGATAACCGACAATTATAATGCCTACAATACAAATACCAATAAATAAAGCCAGCAGTTTAGGTTTTACAGCCTTACGCAGCATGATTATTGACGGCAGG
Proteins encoded in this region:
- a CDS encoding mycofactocin system FadH/OYE family oxidoreductase 2, encoding MTVCAKLFSPLKIGKHILNNRIIFGPHRTNFAVQNLPSKQHVNYYERRAKGGVGLTIIEGGCIHPSDYPYERAIFAYRKAVTDGYGQIAEAVHKHGCLAVAQLNHSGGQADSSLSRRETWAPSAVPEISSGEVPKIMEREDIKEVIEGFVNAAWRLKNSGLDGIEINAGQFSLLRQFLSPLTNYRSDDYGGSLENRVRFCREVLQEVRRATGSDFLIGLRLCGDEYAPWGGLNPEDCRDIARHLCKGGLVDWFTVETGSIYSLHMTSASMRHPEDYAAQPACLIAEAVDIPVCATGSIVSVKLAEKLLNEGVQLAEMTRALIADPDLPARAKEDETNIRPCILCNQDCYVNSVMNPVLSCAVNPFAGEELKETYTVSPAGFKKVLVAGAGPAGLEAAITAARRGHRVVLYERDSEPGGRLKLAARIPGCGKFQSIIDYLYRCVREIGIEIHLGSNADDSVIAAESPDAVVVATGSRPSPVPFAVGAGITFIRPEELLAGNRKVGSRVMIIDLEGAWQAPGVALSLAGEVEKISIITPEMFVSPELAKNGEFLYWYQQAFQKNIEFIPQTEVIRVSGSCLEAVDRFSREKRMFNQIDTIVPVIPAYPDQSLYLRLLKTGIQVWVAGDCVAPRNLGAAIREGRNIGLTI
- a CDS encoding thioredoxin family protein, with amino-acid sequence MSLFNFGKKKKEASSCCCGGSCDAESMAKAENAKTQGAIVKVLGSGCAKCNQLEAATKAALEQLGMDTVIDHVTDFSQIAAYGVLTTPALVVDGKVVSCGKVLKTEEVIKILQKVK
- the mftA gene encoding variant-type mycofactocin precursor; translated protein: MKKNNNEAVKNVDEKEGKQDIEIIEEIQIEELSIDGICGVY
- a CDS encoding Ig-like domain-containing protein; this encodes MWKKKLFISTMTIGLLAVGIGMNISNANADTGRGNYLQTTGLQAKVLNQNQSQMTQPQFMMHFLDMQQKNMQQNNMQQNNMRQNKMRQNKMRQNDMQQNNMQQQSSGEALGRKCQIFDSEAGNILSQIADILGVEEKSIIETLQGGKTLVEIAEDNGVDEDELLEELVESQTTAINNAVSAGTITDEQADELKDKLTERLQNLIEYNTQQQFNGKFSNHQNELPGLAGDYNCSSGYDVEKGTISNMDSDSITINDNTYQINDDTKIYLDQKSADWDDISEGDSAVIFVNSSGEVAYLYVNNQNELEVESLSPSDDADNVSRYTDELEVKFNRDIEAKTSLSNVYDAITISNNIDVNTVEIDDDTLTIKLDDELDYNEEYTVTIDSGVIQAEDSSDTNDEIEWSFTTEEE